TCCAGACTTTCAAACTGTGTATAAGCAATGTATAATCGCTGGAAATATCCATAGAAATCAGCATGTGACAGCATCCGATAAAAACTACCGGTTGCCCCTGATGGAAAATCTTTCTCCCACTGACGGGACAATACATACTGATAAGGCGAATCTCCCATTAGCCCGTGCAATTCGTCCGCTTTCTTCAAAATCTGTTTGCGATTGCCAAAACTCATAATTGCCGTCAGCAAACCGCTGACTTCGATATCCTGTTTCAGCGTGTAACGATGGGGAAACTGCACCGGATCACTTTGTATAAAGTCTGCGCAGTGATACATCTCCGCACACATTAAAAGTTTATTCTTTATATCTTCAGTCATTTCGAGAAAGTATCAAGTATTGAGAGTACAAAAATACATATTCTAGTTGGATTTCCTCTTTAAGTAAATGATAGATTGCATCCCCAAGAGAATAACAAACAAATATTCTGCTGTCATAAACACAGTCAGGGAAGCATGAAAATATCCACTCAACAGATACAAATAAACCAGATATATCAAAATAGTGCTTAATTGAAAGACAAAAGCGAGTCTCGTCTTTCCCATACCGGTAACAGCGTTGACATAAACATATCCGGGCAATGCAAAAGCATAATTCAACAGCATGACTATAAAAGGATAAAAAGCCAGTCTCACCAGCTCCTCATTATTCGTATAAAATCCGATAATCCATTGGTTACCCCAAAGAGCTATACCTATCAATGGAAGCCCCACGACATACCCCAGCCTAAGAACTTTACGGCAAACGGGAAAAAGTTCTTTGCCTTCTCCCGCTCCTATCAAATTACTGACCAATGAGCCCGTGGTGGACGCAAAAGAATTGACTATTACAAAAAAGACAGTAGAAACACTACGGGTTATATTGGAAATGGCAAGTTCCGTCTTTCCCAGATGTTCGATAGCAACAAAGAACAAAAACCAGGGAGCAACGCTGATAAAAGCATGAAGCATGCTCCATACAGACAATCGCAATAACTTCATCAACAACTTCCCATCGTAGACGACCTTCAATCCATATTTCACTTTATCTATCTTCACCCACATATATAATAGGAATATGGCAAAAGCTCCAAACTCTGCTAAAGAAGAAGCCATAGCCGCTCCGGATATGCCCAGATTCAGTTTGAATATCAGTAAATAGTTGAAAGGAATATTGATGCAAACAGCCGTAGCAGCAGCTCCGGACAGTGCTTTGGTGGTTGTGATCCCTACCAGGAAAGAGCGGAAAGCTAAAAAAGGGAATGAGAACAACAGCCCGAAACTACGCCAATCCAGATACTGAATCACCGCCTGGTAGATTTCGTCGGAAGTAATCAATTGACACAGGATCAAGGGAGAAGCCCAATGGAGCAACAGGCAAAGAATGATTGCCATTCCCGACAGAAAGTATAACCCTTGAAAAAAAGTGCGTCCTGTCTCTTTATACTGCCGTTCCCCATTTCTCCGGGCAATCATCACCTGCATCCCGATGCTGAATCCGAAACCCAACATATAAACAGCCAAATAATAGATTCCGGCAAGTGCGGAAGCTCCCAGTTCTACCTCTCCCACGTGCCCCAGAAAAACAGCGTCGGTAATATTGATTAATTGTTCCATCAGAATGCTCATCATCACAGGAAAGTTGATGAGCCATATTTGCTTATATGTATAATTCATTGCTCAACTTAAAAATAACACGATACGGCATACCACATTCCCATGGCAGTACACAGTTTCGCAAGTTTATAAAAATGGATATAAAACTCTTTGACAGACGAGTAGTTGCCTGTCAGATAGCTGAATAGACTTATTAGAAATGATGCTATTCGTTGAGCGTAGCTAGATACAGAGTTTCATAAATGGATGAATATTACTGGTTTCTCAATCAATTACGCAACAAAGATAAGAAATCTTATTTTCATATCCCAATGTGGTATGGTATTGGCAGATTACTTATAGTAAGGAAATGCATCAGAAGCATCAATTACGATATTAACAAATTGATTTATAAAGATATACATATTTCGAAAGTAAAAAGAATGATGATAAGATATCTTTCTCTTTTGAAAAAAGCATATCATTTTGAAAAGAGTAGTAACCAATAAATAACCAGATAACAATGAAAATTTGCAAATTCGAGAAAATAAAAGATGAAGATGAAATAAGACAGGTAATCAATTGTATTCAAAACGAACATCCTTATGTAGCTGTAGTTCCTACATTGACACCATTGCAGGAATGGTTACAGTCTATTTCCGCCAGTTGGTTTCACGAAGAAGATGAAGTTTCCCATGCCACAGTCAATATCATCGGGGAGTATTGCTGCACCCTTGCCAATCATCTACTCACAGATCCGCAACTCAATCAGGAAATGAAAACCCGGATTCAAGAATGCATAAAGAAAATACATATACTTGTGGAGGACAAAGCAGATTTCCTGATTGATAAAATGATAAAAGCCAAGGTATACGGATTATCCGGCGATTTACTTACTTATTGCTTACGTCAACAAGGACTTCGGGCCCGGACTTTAGATACCGGCAAATTTATGCAGCTCAATCTGGAAAGAAAACCGGACATTCCATATATCCAGGAATCTATCCAATCATATATCGACGAAAACCGGAATGTAGATATTTTTATCGCCCCACTTTCCATTTGCAGAAACGTGTATGGTGAAATAGACTTCATGAACGAACAACGTAATGATTACTATGCCACAGTGCTTGCTGCCCTGTTCAAAGCCGACGAAATACTTTTATCTACTCCCATCAACCATATTTATGCAAACCTGAACTGCCGGAGGGAGCAACATTCTCTTACTTATACAGAAGCAGAACAACTGATTAACAGCGGAGTACATCTGCTCTATGCAGACTGCGTCACCCTTGCGGCACGCTCCAACATAGTTATCCGCCTGACCGACCCGCACGACCTGACAACGGAACGGCTCTATATCTCTTCTCATGACGCAGGAAACAGTGTCAAAGCCATTCTCTCACAGGATTCGGTTACTTTTGTGCGTTTCACCTCATTGAATGTATTGCCCGGCTATTTGTTTATAGGTAAAATATTGGAAGTTATCAACAAATATCAAATTAATGTCATCTCAATGGCCTCATCCAATGTATCCGTTTCAATGATATTGACAGCCAGTCGGGATACGTTACGAATCATCCAAAAGGAACTATATAAATATGCCGAAATGATTGCGGATGAAAACATGTCTGTAATACACATCATCGGCTCACTTCATTGGGAACGTACCCAAGTAGAAAGCCATATTATGGATACCATCAAAGACATCCCTATATCTCTCATTTCTTATGGGGGAAGCGATCATTGTTTCACACTATCCGTGCACAGCACATATAAAAATAAACTAATCAGTTCGCTATCCAAACAATTTCTCGAAAACCAGTGCGCGGCCTGATTCAAATAAAGTGCATCTCAAAAGTCTTGTTTCCAACTTTTGAGATGCACTTCATCCCCATATAGAGGGTGGTAAAGAGTTGTTTCTTTTTAGTCAACCACTTTATAAGGATCGGCCACCTTATAAGAAAAATATATTCAGATTTTATATTCCTCTATCTTTCGATACAGCGTAGTAAGTCCGATTTTCAACAAGCGGGCAGCTTCCGTTTTATTCCCTTTCGTATATTCCAACACACGCGCAATATGCCTGCGCTCCATTGCAGCCAGTTCAAAACCACCTGTACTATCGTCCGAACATTCATAATGAGTGTTCTGGATTTCCAAAGGAAGGTCGCAGATATCCAGTCGTCCACCTTCGCAAACAATCAGGCTACGCTCAATCACGTTTCTCAACTCACGGATATTCCCTTTCCACGGCTGTTGTTCCAGTGCTTCCAGAAAAGCAGGGGTCATCTCATTGACGGCATACGAGAGCTTTTCAGAGAAACTTTTGACGAAAGCAGTCGCAAGAATCCTGATATCACCGGTACGTTCGCGAAGCGAAGGAAGATGCACCTGAAAAACCGAAAGACGATAAAACAAGTCCTCACGGAAATGTCCGGCTTTGATCTCCTCCTGCAAATTGCGGTTAGTGGCAGCGATGATACGCACATTTACCCGTGTCGGCTTGGTATCACCTATCTTTATATATTCTCCTGTTTCGAGGATACGCAGTAACTTTGCCTGCAATTCGAAAGCCATCTCCCCGATTTCATCCAGAAAGATCGTTCCGTTATTGGCCTCTTCAAAAAGCCCTTTCTTATCTTTCAACGCACCGGTAAACGAACCAGCCTTATGTCCGAACATCTCGCTTTCGAGCAGTTCTTTGCTGAAAGACGAACAGTTGACTGCCACAAAATTCTGTTTGCTCCGCTTACTACTATAATGTATAGCTTGCGCGAAGACTTCCTTGCCCGTTCCGGTTTCTCCCGTCAGCAATACGGGAACATCTGTCACAGACACCTTCTGCGCCAAAGATACCGACTCTTTCAGCACTTTTGACTCCCCCAGGATAGAATCGAACGAATACATCTGCCCGACTTTCTTTTCTAGTTTTTCCAAACGGACATTCATTTTTGCTTTCTCTACGGCACGACTAATGAGAGGGATAATCTTGTTATTATCATCTCCTTTCGTTATATAATCAAACGCACCGTTTTTGATAGCCTGCACTCCGTCGGGGATATTGCCGTGGGCAGTAAGAAGAATCACCTCCACATTGGGAGCTATTTTTTTGATATTCAACACCAGATCCACTCCGTTTCCATCAGGAAGAAAAACATCGCATAAAGCTACATCGGGCGATTGAATTTCCAGTTGTCTGACAGCAGTTTTGCAATCACCTGCCTGACACACTTCATAACCCTCAAGTTCCAGCATACGAGCTAAAAGGCTGCGAATCTGAACTTCATCGTCAATAATAAGAATTTTATTCATACAATTTGTCTACATTAATATAGAAGAATGGAAAACAGGGTGCGCAAATATAGTTTTTTTATCTGAATCCATGAACATTTCTTCCATACAGTTTGTTATTTCCATAGGAAACTATTTACACTATAAACAGATGAAAATAATTATTATTGGGGGAGTTGCAGGAGGAGCCACCACTGCTGCCCGAATCAGACGAGTAGATGAAACAGCAGAAATTATCCTTTTGGAAAAAGGAAAGTATATATCATACGCCAATTGCGGCCTTCCTTATTATATAGGAGGAGTGATAGAGGAACGGGATAAATTGTTCGTGCAAACGCCCGAAGCCTTCTCTACACGCTTCCGCGTGGATGTACGTACAGAAAATGAAGCGATTTTCATTGACCGGAAAAGAAAGACAGTGACCATCCGGCAAAGCAGTGAAGACACTTATGAGGAGAGCTACGATAAATTAGTCATCTCCACCGGAGCTTCCCCGGTACGTCCTCCCCTTCCGGGAATCGACCTTAGCGGAATCTTCACGCTAAGGAATGTTACCGACACAGATCGGATCAAAGAATATATCAAGAGCCACGCTCCGCGAAAAGCCGTTATCGTAGGAGCCGGATTTATTGGTCTGGAAATGGCGGAAAACTTACATACACAGGGAGCGAAAGTGTCGATTGTGGAAATGGGCAATCAAGTGATGGCTCCTATCGACTTCTCGATGGCATCGCTCGTCCACCAGCACTTGATGGATAAAGGAGTCAATCTTTATCTGGAACAAGCTGTCGCCTCTTTTAGCCGGGAGGGAAAAGGGTTGAAAGTAACGTTCAAAAATGGTCAGTCCATTTCTGCCGATATTGTTATCCTGTCGATCGGAGTACGCCCGGAAACCAGTCTGGCACGAGCTGCCGAACTGACTATCGGCCCTGCAGGAGGTATTGCCGTGAATGATTACCTGCAAACGTCTGATGAATCGATTTATGCTATCGGTGACGCAATCGAGTTCCGCCATCCGATCACCGGAAAACCCTGGCTCAACTATCTTGCCGGACCTGCCAACCGTCAGGGACGCATCGTTGCAGACAACGTTCTCGGGGCAAAAATACCTTACGAGGGTTCTATCGGCACTTCAATCGCAAAAGTTTTCGACATGACCGTTGCTTCAACCGGTTTACCCGGCAAGCGCCTGCACCAGGAAGAGATAGACTATATGTCGTCTACCATCCATCCCGCCTCTCATGCCGGCTACTATCCGGATGCCATGCCAATGAGTATCAAGATCACTTTCGATAAAAAGACAGGAAGATTGTACGGCGGGCAAATCGTCGGTTACGACGGAGTGGACAAACGGATTGACGAACTCGCGCTTGTCATCAAACACGAGGGAACGATCTACGACCTGATGAAAGTGGAACAAGCGTATGCTCCTCCGTTCTCTTCGGCCAAAGATCCGGTAGCACTGGCAGGATATGTAGCGGAAGACATCATTACCGGCAAAACCAATCCGGTATATTGGAGAGAGTTGCGGGACATTGAAATGGAAAATAAATTCCTCCTGGATGTCCGCACCCCGGACGAATATTCTTTAGGCAGCTTACCGGGTGCTGTGAATATTCCACTGGATGAGCTTCGTGACCGGCTGGCCGAACTGCCGAAAGATAAAATGATTTATACCTTCTGCGCTGTCGGGCTACGAGGGTATCTTGCTTACCGGATATTGACTCAACATGGATTTAACAAGGTGCGTAATCTCTCGGGAGGGCTGAAAACTTACCGGGCTGCCACTGCTCCGATTATCATACGAGAAAATAATGGAAATGAAATAGACGAATCACCCGCACAACAGGGGAGTGCTCCCCAAGCCAAGCAACCTACGGTTGCTAAGGTTTCAGATACCACGGTTACTGCCGCTGCTGCCGTCACCGCAGACGCCCCTGCAAGCCCCGCTAAAACAGTTCGGGTAGACGCCTGCGGATTACAATGTCCCGGCCCGATTTTGAAAATGAAGAAAACAATGGATACACTGGCATCAGGTGAACGGGTGGAAATCACCTCAACCGATCCAGGATTCCCGCGTGACGCTGCCGCATGGTGCAGTTCAACGGGCAATCAACTGATTTCGAGAGACAGCTCCGGAGGAAAATCTATTGTTGTCATAGAAAAAGGAGAACCAAAATCATGCAATATTGTTACTTCATGTGAGGGCAAAGGAAAAACATTCATCATGTTTAGTGATGATTTAGATAAAGCTTTAGCTACCTTTGTGCTCGCAAATGGCGCAGCTGCTACGGGACAAAAAGTCACCATCTTCTTTACGTTCTGGGGACTGAACGTCATCAAGAAGTTGCACAAACCGGAAACCGAAAAGGATATTTTCGGAAAAATGTTTGGCATGATGCTGCCTTCCAGCTCCAAAAAGCTGAAACTTTCTAAGATGAGTATGGGCGGAATAGGTGGAAAAATGATGCGGTATATCATGAACAAAAAAGGGATTGATTCACTGGAATCCCTGCGCCAGCAAGCGCTGGAAAACGGTGTGGAATTTATTGCTTGCCAGATGTCAATGGACGTGATGGGAGTCAAACAAGAAGAACTCCTGGACGAGGTGACCATTGGCGGCGTAGCAACATATATGGAACGGGCGGATAACGCAAACGTTAATCTATTTATTTAAAAAATGAACGAATGAAATATTTAAATAATGTATGAAAACAATATGTGCAATGCGTGATGTATTCAAAGCAATAGGTAACTTTGAAACAGCATTTGAAAAAATGTACCAGATATCGCTCAATGAAGCAATGATATTGTGTGCCCTCAAAGAGGCTTCGGACAAAGTGACGGCTACCAACCTGTCCAAGCAAACCGAACTAAGCCCCTCACACACATCTAAAATGCTGCGGATACTGGAGGAAAAAGGGCTGATCGTCCGATCACTCGGAAGTGAAGACCGGAGACAGATGTATTTCCATCTGACTCAATTGGGTAAACAACGGGTAACTGAACTGGAACTTGATAAGGTAGAAATACCGGATCTACTAAAACCTCTGTTTTAATAAACGGATTTTTTCAAATAAATATCTGTAAATAATAAACGGTGAGCAAACTCCCTGATAATAGGGCAGAGCGCTCACCGTTTTTCTTTCCGCCGGGCCAAAGAAATATGTTAATTTTCCGGCAAAAGAAATTTCCACGCGAACCTTTTTCCACCTTTCTTGTTGTTTGTATCAAAAGCCCAAGGTACCTGGGCGTGATTTTTATATAACCTAAACATTATAAAAGATATGAAGAAATTAATTCCTATTTTATTGGCGGTCTTTGCACTCGCTTCATGTGAAAAAGACCCGGACATGGGTAAGCTGGATGACAATTATCTGGTATACACTAACTACGACAAGAAAGCCGATTTCAAAGTTCCTACATTCTATCTGGCACCCCAGATTCTGGTTATCAGTGACAGTAAAGAACCGGAATATCTCGAAGGTGAAGGCGCAGAACAAATTCTGGCAGCTTATACAGACAATATGGAAGCTAGAGGTTACGCAGCAGCACCTGACCAGGAAAGCGCAGATCTTGGTATTCAGGTAAGCTACATCGCAAGTACTTATTATTTCACCAGCTACACACAACCTGAATGGTGGTGGGGTTATCCCGGATATTGGGGCCCTGGCTACTGGGGTGGCAACTGGGGTGGTGGATGGTACTACCCGTATGCTGTAACTTATAGTTATAGTACCAATTCCTTCCTGACGGAAATGGTAAACTTGAAAGCTGAACAAGGCGACAATAAAAAACTGCCTGTTGTATGGACAAGTTATCTGACCGGATTTGAGACTGGTTCCAAAGCTGTCAACCGTACTCTTGCAGTAGAAGCTGTCAACCAATCCTTTACTCAGTCACCTTATCTTACTAACAAATAAACAACTACAACTGTTATGAAAACAAGAAAAAATATATACTTCAAGGTAGTAGCCTTAGCGGCTATTGCCATCGCCTTCGCCATGCCGGCTAAGGCACAGCTATCGGACAATGGATATGCGAATATCGACTGGCAGTTCAATGCTCCGCTAAGTAATCATTTTGCAGATAAAGCAAGCGGTTGGGGTATGAACTTCGAAGGTGGTTATTTCGTGACTCCTAACATCGGCTTGGGTCTTTTCCTCAACTATCACAGTAACCACGAATATGTAGGTCGCGAAACCTTCCAGATGGGCGCCGGTGAAGTGACTACCGATCAGCAACATACCATTTTCCAATTGCCTTTCGGTGCTGCCGCACGTTACCAGTGGAATCGTGGTGGATCTTTTCAACCATACGTCAGTGCTAAATTAGGTGCTGAATATGCTAAAATCCGTTCTAATTTCAGCATGCTGGAAGCAAGAGAAAACAGTTGGGGATTCTACGCTTCTCCTGAAGTAGGTATCAATGTATTCCCATGGGTTTACGGACCGGGCTTGCACTTTGCTTTGTACTACAGCTATGGTACCAACAAGGCTGACGTACTGCATTACAGTGTAGATGGATTGAGCAACTTCGGCTTCCGCTTGGGTGTATCCTTCTAAAAAGAACTGCAACTATCAGAATATTACGTTAATAATACAAAGAATGCCCTTCTACTTTTGCAAGTAGAAGGGCATTTCATTTGACATCCCATCCAGTCCGGAATCATTATTTCTTTTTCATCGCATCATAAATAGCTCCTTGTATTCGCTCACGAATGTGCAGTTGATTCAGCTTGCGATTTGTTACATCCGGATAAATCCGGTTGCTAAGAAATACATAGACCAGTTCATTGACCGGGTCTACCCATGCGCATGTACCGGTAAAGCCGGTATGACCGTACACTTCGGCAGGTGCGGCAGGAGCACAATTTCCTTTCTTCGGATCATCAGCATCCGGTTTGTCAAAGCCCAAGCCACGTCGGCTGATTTTTGAGGTTTCAGTAGTAAACAGCTGACAGGTTTCTTTGCTTAGATAGCGTTGACCGTCTATTTCTCCTCCATTCAGCAACATCTGATAAACACGGGCTACATCACGGGCAGTAGAGAAAAGTCCGGCATTTCCGGCCAACCCGCCAAAGAAAGCGGAAGCCTCATCATGCACAAATCCCTGCAAAGTCTCTTTACGCAAGAAACGGTCTTTGTTGGAAGGGACAATTTCCGATTTGGCAAAACGGCGTAAAGGCAAGTAGCCCGTATGCTCCAACCCCATCGGTCCGTAAAACTCACGTTGCAGATAGGCTTCCATAGGCATACCGGCCAGTTGTTCTACCAACATCCCCAACAGAATGAATCCGACATCACTATATACATAGCGTTTCTGCTTTAACGGAGCTTCTGCTATTTTCTCTTCTATCACCTTCCGGAAGGAGCGGTTTAGCCACAAGCTATCGCAGATTTGAACAGTGTAATCACCGGTCTTGACGGGAGAGACGTATTCACTTTTGAATTTGAATTTCGGATTCGCCCATGAAGCCGTTCCCAACTGTAACGGATGATGAGCGTCTTTGCGTGCGCTGAACAATCTTCCGTCATAACTATCTTTATCGATGGCTTCTTGGTAGAAAGGAATCCAAGAAGGTAAACCGGACTGATGATACAGGATTTCCTGAATCGTTATATCTTTCTTATCGGTATGTTGCAAAAACGGCAAATGATCCGAAATCTTATCTGTCAGATTGAAACGTCCCTTATCGTAGAGTTTCATGATGGCAAGCAAAGTGCCCGTCGTCTTCGAGAGGGAAGCCAGATCGTAGATATTCGTAGATTCGACACGCGGACTTCCTTTGCCCGTATAAGTGCCGAAAGACTTGTCGAACATGACATGGCCGTTTTTCAACACTACCACCTGGCAACCGGGATAAGCTCCCTGGCGAATACCGTCTAATGCGATGGAATCGACGCGCTTTAGATGAGTAGAAGAAAGCCCGTATTCTTCCGGCACGAAATGCAATGGCGTCTTGGGGGTAATGGTCACTCCTGCTCCCGTTGGAAACAGTTCTCCCAAGCTTGCCGACAACTGTCCGTCTGCGGATGCCTTGGCAAATAACACATCTGCTACCTGACGCTGCACGTCTCCATTATAACTGTGCCCCAACACGACTGCCGAAGCATGAGACACGGCCCGCTGAATCTGCAACATCATCTTCCCCGGAGTAAAAAACAGATAAATAGCCGGACTTTGAGGAGCAAACTTCGCAAAGAAAGGCTGATAAGAAGCCAACCGCTGTTCGCTAATGGCTACAATGATTCGTTTATAGGTAGACAGAGAATCACGCAACCGTTGATTTTCCTCTTCTGTCTGATTGGCGCGAAGGGGAAAACGTACCAAAGATGTATAACGGGAAAGTTGTTTGGCCAATACATCGGTTTCTCCGGGATCTCCCACTTCGAGCAGTGCAATCGCCTGCTCCTTGTCTGTATGTAGGGGGAGGATATGATTCTTATTGTTCAAAACGGTTATTGCCGCTAGATTCAACCGGCGAACCAAGTCACGTGTCTGCGGACTGTTAATGCGTTGTTCCAAACCGGATAATTGTACATACGATTTCTTCTTAAGTCCCAACACATATTTATAAGTCAAGACTTTGCGGCATTTGCTTTCAATCTCTTCACGGCTTAGTTCCCCTTTTTCAACAGCTTCCAGTACGGCTGGTATCTCTTCCTTTAGGTTCCGGGGAGACAGTACCATGTCATTACCTGCTTTCAAAGCTTGCAAACTGACATTTCCATTTCCTGCCACGCCTTTCATGGCAAGTGCGTCGGTAAATATCAGGCCTTTGAACGCTAGTTCATCGGTCAGCAAATCATACACGACATTGCGGGACAAGGAAGACGGAAGTCCGCCAATAGGTTCAATCACCGGCACTTGCAAATGGCCTACCATCATACCGCCCAGTCCGGCACGGATGGCCTCTTTAAACGGATAAAGCTCCACACTATCCAGACGCTCGCGAGTGAAAGGAAGTACCGGAAGCGCTTTATGCGAATCGACATCGGTATCTCCGTGTCCGGGAAAGTGTTTGCACACAGATAACACCCCTCCACCTTCCAAACCGGAAGCATAAGCGATTACCTTATCAGCCACTTGGATCGGATCTTCTCCAAAAGAACGGGTATTGATGACGGGATTTTTAGGGTTTATATTCACGTCCGCCACCGGAGCGAAGTTTACCTGTACTCCAATCTGCCGGCATTGACGGGCAACTTCACGTCCATACTCATAAAGCAGCCGGTTGTCGCGGATACATCCCAGCACCATATTTCGCGGGAAGACAGGCGTACCACGCAGACGCATGGCCAATCCCCATTCTCCATCAAAGGTAATCATCAAAGGGACTTTGGCTTGTCGCTGCGCCCGGTTCGTCAGTTCGACCTGGTTTTGCATCTTCCCTCCGGAAAAGAGAAGGCCGCCTACTTTATAAGTGTCGATGACTTCGCGCAGCAGTTCCAAGTTTCGTTTGGTGTCTACCGGAGCAATGGTATAGATGAACAACTGACCTACCTTTTCTTTAAAGGAAAGTTTATCCATAACCGAATCAACCCAGTGCTGACAGTCCTTGTCTTGAAGGGCTTTGTACACCAGCAGAGGTTCAACGGTTGTAGCATTCTGCGCCGGACTCGAAACTGTACCGACCGCGATAAGGAATAAAAGCGTTACTATTGAGGGAATTATCTTCATTTATGTTTCAATGTCAAATCGAGACGGCCTACACGAACACCATTTTTTCCTGTGTGCATGACAGGCACCTCCTTTCCGTCCATATTCAAGTATGTTTTGGGGCCTTCCATAAATGTATGGGAGTGTCCACCCAGAATCACGTCGATATTGTGCGTTCCGGCAACCAGCTGTTCATCCATCTGGATGCCCAGATGAGACAGGCATACGACCAGATCACAACCTTCTTCCTCTTTCAACAAGGTAGCTATTTCGTTGGATACACGGATCGGGTCTTCATAAACGACTCCTTCGCATTTATTGGCCTGAATCATTCCTTCCGGCTGGGTTCCGAGACCGAACACGCCGATTCTCAAGCCATATTTCTCCAGAACGACGTAGGGCTTGACTATATCTTTTAATGCCGTAGCATCCAGATTATAGTTGGCACAAACGACCGGAAAATCAGCCATCTTGAAAATGCGGGCCATATTATCCACATCGAAATCAAACTCATGGTTACCGATCGTCATTGCGTCATAGCCCATTTCATTCATCAGTTTGACTTCCACTTCTCCGCGGAACATATTATAATAAGGTGTCCCCTGGGAAATATCTCCGCAATCGAAAAGCAATACATTCTTATGCTCTTTGCGGAACTGTTCGAGAAAAGCCGCCCGACGGACAAAACCACCTTTGTTATAATATCCGTCACCCTTCTGATTGATAGGTTCGATACGGCTATGCACATCGCTTGTTTGTAAAATGATAACTTCTTTGGTATCCTGCGCAAAGATTGAAAAAGTGAAACTCAATGCAAGACATAGCAGGAATAATATCTGAAATCTTTTCATATTCAATATTTTTAGATTCTCCTTTTTTTATTTTATCGTAATACGTCCGTCTAGTTTGG
The Bacteroides luhongzhouii DNA segment above includes these coding regions:
- a CDS encoding aspartokinase: MKICKFEKIKDEDEIRQVINCIQNEHPYVAVVPTLTPLQEWLQSISASWFHEEDEVSHATVNIIGEYCCTLANHLLTDPQLNQEMKTRIQECIKKIHILVEDKADFLIDKMIKAKVYGLSGDLLTYCLRQQGLRARTLDTGKFMQLNLERKPDIPYIQESIQSYIDENRNVDIFIAPLSICRNVYGEIDFMNEQRNDYYATVLAALFKADEILLSTPINHIYANLNCRREQHSLTYTEAEQLINSGVHLLYADCVTLAARSNIVIRLTDPHDLTTERLYISSHDAGNSVKAILSQDSVTFVRFTSLNVLPGYLFIGKILEVINKYQINVISMASSNVSVSMILTASRDTLRIIQKELYKYAEMIADENMSVIHIIGSLHWERTQVESHIMDTIKDIPISLISYGGSDHCFTLSVHSTYKNKLISSLSKQFLENQCAA
- a CDS encoding MATE family efflux transporter, translated to MNYTYKQIWLINFPVMMSILMEQLINITDAVFLGHVGEVELGASALAGIYYLAVYMLGFGFSIGMQVMIARRNGERQYKETGRTFFQGLYFLSGMAIILCLLLHWASPLILCQLITSDEIYQAVIQYLDWRSFGLLFSFPFLAFRSFLVGITTTKALSGAAATAVCINIPFNYLLIFKLNLGISGAAMASSLAEFGAFAIFLLYMWVKIDKVKYGLKVVYDGKLLMKLLRLSVWSMLHAFISVAPWFLFFVAIEHLGKTELAISNITRSVSTVFFVIVNSFASTTGSLVSNLIGAGEGKELFPVCRKVLRLGYVVGLPLIGIALWGNQWIIGFYTNNEELVRLAFYPFIVMLLNYAFALPGYVYVNAVTGMGKTRLAFVFQLSTILIYLVYLYLLSGYFHASLTVFMTAEYLFVILLGMQSIIYLKRKSN
- a CDS encoding FAD-dependent oxidoreductase, which codes for MKIIIIGGVAGGATTAARIRRVDETAEIILLEKGKYISYANCGLPYYIGGVIEERDKLFVQTPEAFSTRFRVDVRTENEAIFIDRKRKTVTIRQSSEDTYEESYDKLVISTGASPVRPPLPGIDLSGIFTLRNVTDTDRIKEYIKSHAPRKAVIVGAGFIGLEMAENLHTQGAKVSIVEMGNQVMAPIDFSMASLVHQHLMDKGVNLYLEQAVASFSREGKGLKVTFKNGQSISADIVILSIGVRPETSLARAAELTIGPAGGIAVNDYLQTSDESIYAIGDAIEFRHPITGKPWLNYLAGPANRQGRIVADNVLGAKIPYEGSIGTSIAKVFDMTVASTGLPGKRLHQEEIDYMSSTIHPASHAGYYPDAMPMSIKITFDKKTGRLYGGQIVGYDGVDKRIDELALVIKHEGTIYDLMKVEQAYAPPFSSAKDPVALAGYVAEDIITGKTNPVYWRELRDIEMENKFLLDVRTPDEYSLGSLPGAVNIPLDELRDRLAELPKDKMIYTFCAVGLRGYLAYRILTQHGFNKVRNLSGGLKTYRAATAPIIIRENNGNEIDESPAQQGSAPQAKQPTVAKVSDTTVTAAAAVTADAPASPAKTVRVDACGLQCPGPILKMKKTMDTLASGERVEITSTDPGFPRDAAAWCSSTGNQLISRDSSGGKSIVVIEKGEPKSCNIVTSCEGKGKTFIMFSDDLDKALATFVLANGAAATGQKVTIFFTFWGLNVIKKLHKPETEKDIFGKMFGMMLPSSSKKLKLSKMSMGGIGGKMMRYIMNKKGIDSLESLRQQALENGVEFIACQMSMDVMGVKQEELLDEVTIGGVATYMERADNANVNLFI
- a CDS encoding TIGR02757 family protein; protein product: MTEDIKNKLLMCAEMYHCADFIQSDPVQFPHRYTLKQDIEVSGLLTAIMSFGNRKQILKKADELHGLMGDSPYQYVLSRQWEKDFPSGATGSFYRMLSHADFYGYFQRLYIAYTQFESLEEALKTYPGIPMEKLCAFLEVSAKSPQKKLNMFLRWMIRRDSAVDLGIWESFDRRDLIVPLDTHVCRVAHYFKLTDAETFSLKNARQITAALAKVFPDDPCLGDFALFGLGVNGEI
- a CDS encoding sigma-54-dependent transcriptional regulator, which gives rise to MNKILIIDDEVQIRSLLARMLELEGYEVCQAGDCKTAVRQLEIQSPDVALCDVFLPDGNGVDLVLNIKKIAPNVEVILLTAHGNIPDGVQAIKNGAFDYITKGDDNNKIIPLISRAVEKAKMNVRLEKLEKKVGQMYSFDSILGESKVLKESVSLAQKVSVTDVPVLLTGETGTGKEVFAQAIHYSSKRSKQNFVAVNCSSFSKELLESEMFGHKAGSFTGALKDKKGLFEEANNGTIFLDEIGEMAFELQAKLLRILETGEYIKIGDTKPTRVNVRIIAATNRNLQEEIKAGHFREDLFYRLSVFQVHLPSLRERTGDIRILATAFVKSFSEKLSYAVNEMTPAFLEALEQQPWKGNIRELRNVIERSLIVCEGGRLDICDLPLEIQNTHYECSDDSTGGFELAAMERRHIARVLEYTKGNKTEAARLLKIGLTTLYRKIEEYKI